The region AATTAATGCTTATGCCGTGGGATGATCATTTGGTTCACCGTGGTGATGGTGTTTTTGAAAGTATGAAGTTTGTAAACGGTAAGCTTTATCAGTTAGACCCTCATTTACGCAGGATGAAGAGATCAGCTTCCTCAATACATCTTCAGCCTCCATGTTCTTGGGAAGAACTTGCTGATATTATTTTGGATGTTTGTAGTGCAGCCGAATGTGAATCAGGTCTTGTGCGGGTTCTGCTTGGTAGAGGTGTTGGAGGGTTCAGTATAAGTCCATACGAATGCCCAGTGCCATCATTATATGTAGTCGTTTATCAATACGATCCAAAACCAGAATCTTGGTATGAAAAAGGGCTTACAGCTTTTAAAACCTCAATACCAGCAAAACAGCCATACTTAGCAACAATTAAATCAATCGATTATCTACCGAATGTATTGATGAAACGTGAAGCTATTGAAGAAGGGTTTGATATGCCGTTCTGCTTTGATCGCATGGGTTTTTTAGCAGAAGGCGCAACTGAGAATGTCTGTATAGTTGATGCTGGTGGAACAATTAAAGTTCCTGAATTTAACAATGCATTAGCTGGAACAACTTTGCTCAGGGCAATTCAATTGATAGCTGACGAAGTTCCTGTAGATTATTGTGCAATTTCTGAAGAAGATATTCTTTTAGCAAAAGAGGTAATAGTTTGCGGGACATCAATTGACGCAGTTGGAGTCGTTAGATTTAATAAAAAACCTATTCATGACGTAAGGCCCGGACCGGTCTGTAAACGTATGCGTGAATTGCTTGCGAAAGATGCGGAAGAAAATGGAACTGCTTTAAAGAAATATTAAGAGTTTTGGTTTTATAAAAACAGGTGGAAATTTTCTTGTGAGAATTTCCACCTGTTTTCTAAATATTGATATATTTTTCTGGGTTGGAGCACATCTCTCCGAATAAGTTATAAAAATCAGTTATATGTTTTCCATCTGCCAGACTGTGAAGCAGTTCAACGGAAACAGGCAAAGTCTTTTTTCCTGTTTCAGATTCTGTAACTTGTCCGAAGAGTATACGTGGAACAGTGTCTACGTTATTATCTCCCCATGGGTTTGAGGCAGAAGTGAATGATATTCCAGCATTAATGCTGAAATAAATAAGATTTTGTTTCTCTCCGTTTTCAGGCGTCAAAGTTGGCTTTTTATCTGTATTTTGACGAGATATTTCTATGTTTCTTGTTTGTTCTGCATAATTATCAGCATATGCGGCCAGGCAGTTTGCATGCAGAGTGTGTCCCTTTGGAATATACGTGTAAGCAGGGTGAACCTTATCAAAAATAACAGGTTTTCCGTCTACAATCCTTGTTCTAAATTCAGGTATCGCATTAGCTGATTTTATGGCGAAAAAATATAATGTGTCAGAAAATCGGATTGATTTGCCTGAACTTTTAATCTTTTCCCTGAAATTGCAAAGTTCAGTAACGTTCTGCTGTATGGTAAAACCATATTGACATGACTTAGAATTCTGGAAAAAAGTAAAATGGTTACGCCTTTCCCAGCTATCCATGTCTAAAATATGCATGGTACTGTCTGTGGCAAAGGTTGACTCTAATGTCTTGTTCATTATTAATCCTAGTTTACTTTTAATAAATAATTAAAAAAGACACGTTAATGATATTCTTAATATTGGCAAGTTTTGTTTTTTACTCTCAAAATATTTTCAGCGCTCTGTATTTACTCTAAAGATAATTCTCCATTGTCACACCTAGATGAAATAGATTAAAGAAATCCTATGACAAAACGTATATATACAGTCGAACCTGTCGAATATTCTGGAAGATTGATTGATGTTCGAATTCTTATCGATGGTAAAGTTTGGCATCTTTGGGGACGCAATGGGGATGATCGCGAAAGATCTCTTGCCGGTGAACTTGATGAGGTGCCCCAGAATCTTCCTGTTCTTTTCGGGGCGGGGCTAGGTGTCTGTATAGAAAAATTGCTTGAACTCGGCCCTGTTGCAATTGTTGATAGTGATCCGCAGGTATCTAAGCTGACAGGTGCTGATCGTTTTAGGGGGCATCCTCAGGTTCTATGGCTTGATGGAGAACCAACTGAAGTTTTAAACTCACTTAAAGAGTGGCAGAATATTAATGGTGGCGGCCCGTTAAAACTCATTAAAATACCGCTTTATTTTCGTCTTGATCCTGACTGGTACACGGTAATTTATAGTACACTTGAGAATATGGATAAATCAGATGCCGGACTGGATTTCTGGGAGCAGGTCAAATATCCCAAGTTTCAAAATGTGAAACCGAAAATCCTTTTTTTCAATCGCCCATACTTTTTAACTGGCGAAATTATTTCTGCCTTGGACCGCTTAGGTATTTCATATCGAACGGTTGATATAGGTCTAGGGGACACAGTTCGTGAAGGGTTTGTTGAAGATTTATTAAAAACAGTAGTTGAATTTAAGCCCGATTTTGCTCTCACTGTTAATCACTTTGGGGTGGACAGGGAAGGGAAGCTGACTGATCTACTTTTGAAGTTAAAGCTGCCTCTAGCCTCGTGGTTTGTGGATAATCCCCATTTAGTGCTGTACCGGTATAAGGATATTTCTCCAGAACTTACTGCAATTTTTACTTATGATGCTGGTAATTTAGAAATTATGCATGATAAGGGGTTCGATAATGTTTTTTATTTACCGCTCGCGACAGATCCCTGCAGATTTAAAGCAGGAATGAGTGGTAAAAATAGTTGGCGATCAAAGGTCTCTTTTGTTGGGAATTCTATGGCTGACGCGGTAGCAAACTCTCTTGCCAGTGCCCAATTACCTGCGACCATCAGTAATAAATATCAACGGTTCGCTGCTGAATTTTGTGAATCCAGCGATATTTCAGTTGAGGCTTATTTCAAGAGAAATCATCCTCAGATCTTCGAAACTATAGAAACATTTGCAACTGATGAACAAAAACTTTCTTTTGAATCTTTGATAACCTGGGAGGCAACTCGTCAGTACAGGTTGTCATGTGTTAAGGCTATTCTTGGTTTTACCCCTCTTATTGTTGGTGATTACGGATGGCATGTATTGCTTGATAGTAACGGTTGGCGTTACCTTTCCTCATTGGATTATTATACGGATCTTCCGGCTTTTTATCCAATGTCGGATGTCAGCTTCAATTGTACAAGCAGACAGATGAAGGGTGCTGTAAATCAGCGTGTTTTTGATGTTCCGGCATGCGGAGGCTTTATTCTTACAGACTATCGAGAGCAGATGGAGAATCTTTTCGATCCGGATAGCGAGATTATTTCTTATAGAAATGTTAAAGAAATACCTCAGGTGTTGGAAAGGTGTATTAAGGATAAGAAAATGCGAGCGAAGATTAGTGCTGCGGCTTTAAAAAGAATATTATCCGAACATACTTATGAACACAGACTGTTAAGTCTTTTAGATAAAATGCGGAAAACCTTTGGGTAAGGATACAATATGACAGGAACATTTTGGGATTTTTTAGATATAGAATCTAGGTACAGACTCCTAGTTTCCGGGCATGGTAAACCGCATCTGATGGATACCGCTAGCAAAATTCTAAACTCGTCAGATAACCGAAAAGAAAGTGCTTCTTTAATTGATCTTGGTGTCGATCTCTTACTGACCGCCTGGGAATCCAGCCCGCTTGATGGTCAATTGGCTACAAACCTTTTGTCAATCAATCGCCAGCTTAATTTTTTACCGGCTGAGCTTGTTGAAACTCTTTCGTTTGTTTCAGGAAATAACAAAATTCCTGAAAATATTAGTTTTTTGCAACGTCTTATTGCTAAAGATGACAAAGAAAAACTTCTTGAATATTTGGCGAGTCAGACTAAACGTGAACCTGAGAATGTTTTTTGGCTATCACATTTTTTAGATTTATCCTTTTTCTTAGGGCGTTACGAGTTGGCGCAAGAGGCTGTAACACGTGGCTGGCCGTCCGCAATGAAAATTATTCAGAATAAGTATTCTGGCGATATTGCTTTTTGCTTAGGAGATTATGAACGCGCTGAAAATATTTATGCTGATGTTTCTGGTAACACTCTTATTTTAGGTGAAAGTCTTTTGCGTCTGGCAGAATCGCTTGACCGTATGGGACGCAGGGATGAGGCCTTGATATTATGGCGGGACCGGATGACAGCAAGACCTTGGCAGGTAAACACGTGGTTTAAAGTTCATGATAAAATTTATGAAAGCTCCGGTAAAAGTCTACTCGACGGTAATGTCGCGGTCTGCCTTTATACTTATAATAAGGCGGAGGAGTTTAATGCAACTATGGTCGCTTTAACGGAATCTCCGCTTACCAATGTACATATTTTTGCTCTTAATAATGGAAGTACGGATGAAACAAAACAGATCTTGAACCATTGGGACGAAAAGCTAGGTAGTAAATTAACGACTATCAATCTTTCTGTGAATATAGGTGCGCCGGCGGCTCGCAACTGGCTTAAAACATTAGATGAGATTAAAGATTTTGATTATGTTGCCTATCTTGATGACGATGCGCTTGTTCCTGTTAATTGGCAGACTCAATTCAATAAAGCTGTAGTATCATATCCAGATGCTGGAGTTTGGGGATGTAGAATTGTTAATGATGATCAAGAAGAGATTATTCAGCATGCAGATTTGCATTTGAGAGAAACTCCAGATGATTTTAAGGATGAAATACGAGGTTTTGAGTTTTTATACTTAGACCCTCATAATCAGGACCTTGATTATGGACAGTTTAATTTTTGCAGGCCATGCACTTCTGTGACGGGCTGTTTCCATTTATTCAAAAAGTCTGTTTTAAACGAGATAGGTAATTTCGATATTAGATTCACACCGACTCAATATGTTGATGTTGATCATGATTTAATGATTGCTACAGCTGGCAAAACGGCTGTCTATCAAGGTAATTTGAAAGTTCGTCATAAGCGTAAATCCGGTTCAGCTATTTCTTCAAGTTCAGCAGCGCGTGGCGGTGGAGCAGGAAATCTGCTTAAGCTTGAATCTAAGTATTCAGGCGCAGATATTTCAAAGATCATAAAAAAAGATATTGAAAGATTGGAGAAAGATTTTACTGAAAAATCATTAAAGATTGCATCTGTGCTGCAAACTATGGCATAAATAATTTAAGTGTAGCTTTGGTGAAGATCTTAAATAAATTTTAGGAGTTTAATTATGAAAAAAATTCTTGCAGTTCTTTTTGTATGTACAGCTTTGTTTGCTTTTTATGGATGCGGAGCGAGTCATTATACTCTTATGAAAACTGATGGATCCACTGTTGTCTCTGTTGGCGAGCCTCATTACTTTGAATCATCCAAAAGTTATAAGTTCAAAAATCTGGATGGGAAAAATATTATTTTAAAGCGTGAAGATATTAAGGAAATTAAAGAAAATAAAGATTAGTATTTAATTTTTACGTTAAAATAGAAAAGAGGAAGACTCTGAGTCTTCCTCTTTTCTATTAAAAATAATCAACTGTTGCGGAACTAAAACATATCAAAGTATGGCCGGACTGCCTCGATATCTGCTTTCGGAGCTTGCCTCATTGATTCAGCTGCCTGCATTACGGCTTTCATTTGCTGTTTCATTGCATCCTTCTGTTCAGGTGACATATCGGGATCAGAATCGATCTGAGCAATTGCTGCGCTCATGTTGTCCGTTACGTCTGTTTGCTGTTGCTCCATAGCTATTGAAACAAAAGCTTTTAATACTCTGCTGTATGTCTCAGACCAAGTTAGCTCAGAAAATCCGTTGTTCTCAATTATTTGTTTAGCTTCAGCACTGTAACTGTATATAAGAGCACATTCTTTTTTCATCATTTTCGGATCTAAGGTATCGTTATGTGAAGTCACTGCTGCATTCATTTCTTTGTCTATTTGATCCATATGAGGAGCAAGCTGTTTCATTGTAGTAATCACTCTTTCAATTTGATCAGAAGTTAGAGGAGAAGCAGCATAAGATAATGAGGTTAACGAAAGAATAAGTGTTATAGTAAGTAGCATTTTTTTAAGCATATGATCCTCCGATTAAGTTAAATTTTTAGTAAATTCAGAAGTTATACATATATTTATTTTAATATTACTCCA is a window of Desulfovibrio sp. UCD-KL4C DNA encoding:
- a CDS encoding aminotransferase class IV; the protein is MIKKVDSEQYINAMLTAMRAGTEKVRAFYEHRVGLVCTDPKLMLMPWDDHLVHRGDGVFESMKFVNGKLYQLDPHLRRMKRSASSIHLQPPCSWEELADIILDVCSAAECESGLVRVLLGRGVGGFSISPYECPVPSLYVVVYQYDPKPESWYEKGLTAFKTSIPAKQPYLATIKSIDYLPNVLMKREAIEEGFDMPFCFDRMGFLAEGATENVCIVDAGGTIKVPEFNNALAGTTLLRAIQLIADEVPVDYCAISEEDILLAKEVIVCGTSIDAVGVVRFNKKPIHDVRPGPVCKRMRELLAKDAEENGTALKKY
- a CDS encoding CatA-like O-acetyltransferase; its protein translation is MNKTLESTFATDSTMHILDMDSWERRNHFTFFQNSKSCQYGFTIQQNVTELCNFREKIKSSGKSIRFSDTLYFFAIKSANAIPEFRTRIVDGKPVIFDKVHPAYTYIPKGHTLHANCLAAYADNYAEQTRNIEISRQNTDKKPTLTPENGEKQNLIYFSINAGISFTSASNPWGDNNVDTVPRILFGQVTESETGKKTLPVSVELLHSLADGKHITDFYNLFGEMCSNPEKYINI
- a CDS encoding glycosyltransferase, whose product is MTKRIYTVEPVEYSGRLIDVRILIDGKVWHLWGRNGDDRERSLAGELDEVPQNLPVLFGAGLGVCIEKLLELGPVAIVDSDPQVSKLTGADRFRGHPQVLWLDGEPTEVLNSLKEWQNINGGGPLKLIKIPLYFRLDPDWYTVIYSTLENMDKSDAGLDFWEQVKYPKFQNVKPKILFFNRPYFLTGEIISALDRLGISYRTVDIGLGDTVREGFVEDLLKTVVEFKPDFALTVNHFGVDREGKLTDLLLKLKLPLASWFVDNPHLVLYRYKDISPELTAIFTYDAGNLEIMHDKGFDNVFYLPLATDPCRFKAGMSGKNSWRSKVSFVGNSMADAVANSLASAQLPATISNKYQRFAAEFCESSDISVEAYFKRNHPQIFETIETFATDEQKLSFESLITWEATRQYRLSCVKAILGFTPLIVGDYGWHVLLDSNGWRYLSSLDYYTDLPAFYPMSDVSFNCTSRQMKGAVNQRVFDVPACGGFILTDYREQMENLFDPDSEIISYRNVKEIPQVLERCIKDKKMRAKISAAALKRILSEHTYEHRLLSLLDKMRKTFG
- a CDS encoding glycosyltransferase family 2 protein produces the protein MTGTFWDFLDIESRYRLLVSGHGKPHLMDTASKILNSSDNRKESASLIDLGVDLLLTAWESSPLDGQLATNLLSINRQLNFLPAELVETLSFVSGNNKIPENISFLQRLIAKDDKEKLLEYLASQTKREPENVFWLSHFLDLSFFLGRYELAQEAVTRGWPSAMKIIQNKYSGDIAFCLGDYERAENIYADVSGNTLILGESLLRLAESLDRMGRRDEALILWRDRMTARPWQVNTWFKVHDKIYESSGKSLLDGNVAVCLYTYNKAEEFNATMVALTESPLTNVHIFALNNGSTDETKQILNHWDEKLGSKLTTINLSVNIGAPAARNWLKTLDEIKDFDYVAYLDDDALVPVNWQTQFNKAVVSYPDAGVWGCRIVNDDQEEIIQHADLHLRETPDDFKDEIRGFEFLYLDPHNQDLDYGQFNFCRPCTSVTGCFHLFKKSVLNEIGNFDIRFTPTQYVDVDHDLMIATAGKTAVYQGNLKVRHKRKSGSAISSSSAARGGGAGNLLKLESKYSGADISKIIKKDIERLEKDFTEKSLKIASVLQTMA
- a CDS encoding YgdI/YgdR family lipoprotein, coding for MKKILAVLFVCTALFAFYGCGASHYTLMKTDGSTVVSVGEPHYFESSKSYKFKNLDGKNIILKREDIKEIKENKD